The following proteins are encoded in a genomic region of Astatotilapia calliptera chromosome 22, fAstCal1.2, whole genome shotgun sequence:
- the LOC113014943 gene encoding uncharacterized protein LOC113014943 — MVAGMVMPLANLKAIYELLFKDGVIVVKKDRRPQSMHPDLNGVNNLKVIRAVGSLKTKGYVRETFAWKHAYYYLTNEGIGYLRDYLHLPPEIMPRTLHRIFRPGFSARVQSVKGPRSSISELKAQGRTQEGVTDRHVYRHKRVEEEQPDRLPKTFRGSYQMSIGQPRDQNTTLFKVDKDLCIEEESHSKVFNASVLHHEDKATRGHYSVEEAKQGFHSPSVVIKFPKEIQTVQKVPGVPVTEVLQESFKNTCAEPQTGYKESGRVAMATMKVQKTTTEEPVKELILNEMRRETKYLFLGVLEEEVPASECGIQMVADPQAVPLMEELIDDEEKDEDLLHEVVNSAPFGSSADVVTEEYHKKLPGDVEEMKHVMVEVYSPADKSETSKCDTYKSVQNIPEEKTMESDITDTENEKDSETIVSAEVMISHDASGASSTAATKADRPVPIVPPVYPALKIPLLQVDCTTLTEEPEKGKDAQKTGPDFPEGLSFF; from the coding sequence ATGGTGGCTGGAATGGTAATGCCATTAGCCAATCTGAAAGCAATCTACGAGCTTCTCTTCAAAGATGGCGTCATTGTGGTTAAGAAGGACAGGCGGCCACAGTCCATGCATCCTGATCTCAATGGGGTGAATAACCTAAAGGTGATCCGTGCCGTGGGCTCTCTCAAAACTAAAGGCTACGTCAGGGAGACTTTTGCCTGGAAACATGCCTATTATTATCTCACCAATGAAGGTATCGGGTACCTGCGAGATTACCTGCACCTGCCTCCAGAAATCATGCCTAGAACCCTTCATCGCATTTTTCGCCCTGGATTTTCTGCTCGAGTTCAAAGCGTGAAAGGCCCGAGATCTTCCATTTCAGAACTGAAGGCCCAAGGAAGAACCCAAGAGGGTGTTACGGACAGGCACGTTTACCGTCACAAGAGAGTTGAAGAAGAACAACCTGACAGACTTCCAAAAACCTTCAGAGGCTCCTACCAGATGTCCATTGGTCAGCCTAGAGATCAAAACACTACCTTGTTCAAGGTGGACAAAGACCTCTGCATAGAAGAGGAAAGTCACAGTAAAGTTTTCAATGCTTCTGTTCTCCACCATGAAGACAAAGCCACCAGAGGTCATTACTCAGTCGAGGAGGCCAAGCAAGGTTTTCATTCTCCTTCAGTTGTGATAAAGTTTCCAAAAGAAATCCAGACAGTTCAGAAGGTTCCTGGTGTTCCAGTAACAGAGGTCCTGCAGGAATCATTTAAGAACACATGTGCTGAACCACAAACAGGTTATAAGGAGTCTGGACGTGTTGCTATGGCCACCATGAAGGTGCAGAAGACTACAACTGAGGAACCTGTAAAAGAACTGATCTTAAATGAGATGAGAAGAGAGACCAAATATCTGTTCTTGGGGGTTCTTGAAGAAGAGGTACCTGCGAGTGAATGCGGTATACAAATGGTAGCAGACCCCCAGGCAGTCCCTTTGATGGAAGAGCTTATTGATGATGAAGAGAAAGATGAAGACCTTCTCCATGAGGTTGTCAACTCAGCTCCGTTTGGATCTTCTGCTGACGTTGTGACAGAAGAATACCACAAGAAGTTGCCAGGTGATGTTGAGGAGATGAAACATGTGATGGTTGAAGTTTACAGCCCTGCAGATAAAAGTGAAACATCCAAGTGTGACACTTACAAATCTGTGCAAAATATTCCCGAGGAAAAAACAATGGAATCTGACATTACAGATACAGAGAATGAAAAAGACAGTGAGACAATAGTTTCTGCAGAAGTCATGATTTCTCATGATGCATCTGGAGCCTCCTCCACTGCAGCCACTAAAGCAGACCGTCCCGTCCCTATAGTCCCACCAGTTTACCCAGCTCTGAAGATCCCTCTGCTTCAGGTAGACTGCACCACTCTTACAGAAGAACCTGAAAAAGGTAAAGATGCTCAGAAGACCGGGCCTGACTTCCCTGAAGGTTTGAGCTTCTTCTAA